A single region of the Acidobacteriota bacterium genome encodes:
- a CDS encoding alpha/beta hydrolase — protein MTRASETSIAVSDGQRVSALLLEPEEPRCLLVFAHGAGAGMRHETMETFVRGVAGLGIATLRFRFPYRETGRRPPNPRPVLQRTVRAAVAQARTVRPELPLLAGGRSMGGRMASGADAADALDVAGFVFHAFPLHPPGKPGTSRADHLSQVEKPMLFLNGTRDRLADPELLTGVCDRLGSRATLHFVEGGDHSLHVLKRSGRRQEDVDREVADAVSVWCREALGL, from the coding sequence GTGACGCGGGCCAGCGAAACCAGCATCGCTGTCAGTGACGGCCAGCGGGTCAGCGCTCTCCTACTCGAACCCGAAGAGCCACGCTGCCTCCTCGTCTTCGCCCACGGTGCCGGCGCGGGCATGCGTCACGAGACGATGGAGACCTTCGTCCGCGGCGTGGCCGGGCTAGGAATCGCCACGCTCCGATTTCGGTTTCCCTACCGTGAAACGGGTCGCCGCCCCCCGAACCCGCGGCCTGTGTTGCAGCGAACCGTTCGGGCGGCGGTGGCCCAGGCCAGGACCGTGCGCCCCGAACTGCCGCTCCTCGCGGGCGGACGCTCGATGGGCGGGCGCATGGCCTCAGGCGCCGATGCGGCCGACGCCCTCGACGTCGCCGGCTTCGTGTTCCACGCCTTCCCCCTGCACCCGCCGGGCAAGCCCGGAACGTCACGCGCGGACCACCTGAGCCAGGTCGAGAAACCGATGCTCTTCCTGAACGGCACCAGGGATCGGCTCGCCGACCCCGAACTGCTGACCGGTGTCTGCGACCGTCTCGGCTCCCGCGCGACTCTCCACTTCGTCGAGGGCGGCGACCACAGCCTGCACGTGCTGAAGCGGTCAGGGCGCCGGCAGGAGGACGTCGACCGAGAAGTGGCGGACGCGGTCAGCGTCTGGTGCCGCGAGGCGCTGGGGCTCTGA